From Rutidosis leptorrhynchoides isolate AG116_Rl617_1_P2 chromosome 3, CSIRO_AGI_Rlap_v1, whole genome shotgun sequence, a single genomic window includes:
- the LOC139901908 gene encoding uncharacterized protein, with protein MPPRESTEARFQRLLAEGIAAATAAMATTLQNNINNNGNNGNGNGNHDGCSHKTFMGSKPQEFCGTEGPVGLSRWFEKLESIFRASRVREEDKVNFASCTLKNSALTWWNNHVSAIGNDVAYGLSWEAFKQKMITRYCPRGELKKLETELKNLKMKGNDIDAYDQRFFELTLLCPNVFPTEDLKIEAYIEGLSDLIEVGVESSEPQTIEAAIAMAHKLNDKILRKAKKISSGETGNEVAKKDESGKRKWESNRNSNHNQHKKHNNSGSKQGNQRQRCPRCYKNHTGFCTAVCSKCNKQGHIAQDCKSSISNTAAKEPINGKDKVVAPRVCYGCGKPGHFIDSCPDKKKNGGNARGRAFNINVKDAKEDPELVTGTFSVNNLLLHVLFDSGADSCFVSSKLSPKIITPLSTLDGKYTVEVANGKLLKAEKVYRNCSITLGDRSFDLDLIPIELGSFDVIIGMDWLSKNRAEIVCYEKAIRILQVDGEPLMIYGDRKCKQLNLISCLKVQKYLRKGCHAILAHVRKPDPKERQLSDVAIVRDFPEVFPEDLPGLPPHRAVEFQIDLAPGAAPVARAPYRLAPSELQELASQLQDLLEKGQGQKAKLMN; from the exons ATGCCTCCTCGTGAATCTACCGAAGCTCGCTTTCAGCGATTGTTAGCAGAGGGTATCGCTGCTGCCACTGCTGCTATGGCCACAACTCTTCAGAATAATATCAACAACAATGGCAATAATGGGAATGGAAATGGGAACCATGATGGTTGTTCTCACAAGACCTTCATGGGGAGTAAACCTCAAGAGTTTTGTGGTACTGAAGGACCAGTTGGTCTTTCAcgttggtttgagaagttggaatctatATTCCGAGCTAGCAGGGTCCGAGAAGAGGATAAGGTGAACTTCGCCAGTTGCACTTTGAaaaatagtgcattgacctggtggaataaTCATGTTAGTGCTATTGGGAATGATGTGGCATATGGCCTTAGTTGGGAAGCTTTCAAGCAAAAAATGATCACCCGCTACTGTCCAAGAGGTGAACTTAAGAAACTAGAGACTGAGCTGAAAAATCTAAAAATGAAGGGAAATGATATTGATGCTTATGACCAGCGATTCTTTGAGTTGACTCTTTTGTGTCCAAATGTTTTTCCTACCGAAGACCTCAAGATCGAGGCTTATATTGAAGGATTGTCTGACTTGATTGAAGTTGGGGTTGAATCCAGTGAACCTCAAACTATTGAAGCTGCCATAGCTATGGCACACAAGCTGAACGACAAGATTTTGCGTAAGGCAAAGAAGATTTCATCTGGAGAAACTGGCAATGAGGTTGCTAAGAAAGATGAGAGCGGGAAGCGGAAATGGGAAAGTAACCGCAACTCAAATCACAATCAGCATAAGAAGCATAATAACTCGGGTTCAAAGCAGGGTAATCAGCGTCAAAGGTGCCCAAGATGCTACAAGAACCATACTGGGTTCTGTACAGCTGTGTGTTCCAAGTGCAACAAACAGGGACACATAGCTCAAGATTGTAAAAGCTCTATTTCTAATACTGCTGCAAAGGAACCTATTAATGGGAAGGATAAAGTTGTTGCACCGAGGGTTTGTTATGGGTGCGGAAAACCAGGACATTTTATCGATTCGTGCCCGGATAAGAAGAAAAATGGTGGGAACgcgcgtggtagagcgttcaacattaatgtcaAAGATGCGAAAGAGGATCCTGAGTTGGTTACTGGTACGTTTTCAGTCAATAATTTACTGCTTCATGttctatttgattctggtgcggattcATGTTTCGTGTCTAGCAAACTAAGTCCTAAAATCATCACTCCATTATCGACCTTAGACGGAAAGTATACTGTAGAGGTAGCTAATGGTAAATTACTTAAGGCTGAAAAAGTGTATCGTAATTGTAGTATAACTTTGGGTGATAGAAGTTTTGATTTAGACTTGATACCTattgagttaggaagttttgatgtaatcattggtatggattggctatcCAAGAATCGAGCTGAGATCGTTTGCTATGAGAAGGCTATTCGTATTCTTCAAGTAGATGGAGAACCGTTAATGATCTATGGTGATAGGAAGTGCAAGCAGTTGaacctcattagctgtttgaaagttcagaaGTATCTCAGGAAAgggtgtcatgctattcttgctcacgtAAGAAAACCCGATCCAAAAGAAAGACAGCTGAGTGACGTAGCAATCGTCCGTGACTTTCCCGAAGTGTTTCCTGAAGATTTACCCGGACTTCCACCGCACCGAGCGGTCGAGTTTCAAATTGATCTAGCAccgggtgctgctcctgtagcccgTGCGccttatagacttgctccatccgaactcCAAGAACTTGCAAGTCAACTTCAAGATTTAttagagaaag GCCAAGGTCAAAAGGCCAAATTAATGAATTAG